From a single Vanacampus margaritifer isolate UIUO_Vmar chromosome 15, RoL_Vmar_1.0, whole genome shotgun sequence genomic region:
- the LOC144035119 gene encoding uncharacterized protein LOC144035119, translating into MVLSTSQQVALAFTGVLFTFVVLPKMFGVGTGAKESRLDPRFSRKGGPGPGALRGPAVSMGAPNSHQSAESMQQMKKLMEQEMKGDKFKSNNNSKGYVFTLMPLYAIGVGVFAAYKFLKIKSSDDQAQKDKFTKGAKKSAEAENQLNELEQRLAQTERMLNSILSQLDPLTNCAKSVAQDQKNEIMTQLQTIRYLMKKRGMDCPPLNEACFEQSLDSLIETLGASESSPASDTNGDKSSEKPHDVAEGGDVKTPLPERSEEELAEEKEDDMEEKEEAEKEEEERYEEFDFTPSLDDTNCEESEKEQQACGLRRRNVPE; encoded by the exons ATGGTCTTGTCAACATCACAACAAGTCGCCCTGGCGTTCACAGGGGTGCTGTTCACGTTTGTCGTCCTGCCGAAGATGTTCGGCGTCGGCACTGGAGCGAAGGAGTCGAGGCTCGACCCTCGCTTCTCCAGAAAAG GCGGTCCTGGCCCAGGTGCACTTCGAGGTCCGGCGGTCAGCATGGGCGCCCCCAACTCACATCAGTCGGCCGAGAGCATGCAGCAGATGAAGAAGTTGATGGAGCAGGAGATGAAGGGCGACAAATTCAAATCCAACAATAACAGCAAGGGCTACGTGTTCACGCTCATGCCGTTGTATGCCATTGGGGTCGGAGTGTTTGCGGCATACAAGTTTTTAAAG aTCAAGTCTTCAGATGACCAGGCACAAAAGGATAAATTTACAAAAGGCGCCAAAAAATCAGCAGAGGCAG AGAACCAGTTGAACGAACTGGAACAAAGGCTCGCCCAAACAGAGAGGATGCTCAATTCCATTCTCAGCCAACTTGACCCGCTCACAAACTG TGCAAAATCTGTGGCCCAGGACCAGAAGAACGAGATCATGACCCAACTGCAGACCATCCGCTACCTCATGAAAAAGAGAGGAATGGACTGTCCACCTTTGAACG AGGCCTGCTTCGAGCAGAGTCTGGACAGCCTCATCGAAACGTTGGGTGCCAGCGAAAGCTCGCCAGCCAGCGACACAAACGGCGACAAAAGCTCGGAAAAGCCGCACGATGTAGCCGAAGGCGGCGACGTGAAAACGCCCCTCCCGGAAAGATCGGAGGAGGAACTGGCGGAAGAGAAAGAAGATGACATGGAAGAAAAGGAGGAGGctgagaaagaggaggaggaaagatACGAGGAGTTTGACTTCACGCCTTCGCTTGACGACACAAACTGCGAGGAGAGTGAAAAAGAGCAGCAGGCGTGCGGCCTCAGGCGGCGCAACGTTCCTGAATGA
- the irak3 gene encoding interleukin-1 receptor-associated kinase 3 isoform X1, which produces MDPNTFLYNVPPLVIERFCEIMDTGYDRYGWRELAARIVQSFTAVRQFERMEAGGRSPTKELLWSWSQQNKQVQDLLEILQDMGHYRAMQLFQGQCQTVKDTPLPLSDNCEPTGHVSTMNMKEAIRFEKSHAHETISQREPQPPIGLQNVLDGTGDFNHEMRISEGCFADVYRARIGGETFAVKLFKQVNNVSWKKLWDVFQKEMEIHRSCRHPNILELLGYFSDERCYCLVYPYMPKGSLFHRLHHQNSGPPLSWQERFAVINGIAKALHHLHTSQPCAVVCGNLSSSNILLDDSMQPKLSDFGLAKLRPHSVNSHYTITLDVGSHSNTEYLPEEYLRNGKLSTSLDVFSFGMVVMETVTGRKVVDELPKHTLLQDLLTSKAEESGSVDSCLQFLDASAGRWPTSLARSLLDLSLRCVASHHCRPSMENVLQTLSQLLPPPSFYSVDRPHSLDDGAPIHVQHSPSSSIPVEHDEQRSLPGSPAQARPCECSQSEVTYISATETENVETKGEGNPSYRSWPVQCSCQAETGGLSCEDCRANGFSNTNSELAD; this is translated from the exons ATGGACCCAAACACGTTTCTCTACAATGTCCCCCCGTTAGTGATTGAACGATTTTGTGAAATCATGGACACGGGATATGACCGCTACGGATGGCGCGAACTCG CCGCCAGAATCGTCCAGAGTTTCACGGCGGTCCGCCAGTTTGAGCGCATGGAGGCAGGGGGCCGCAGTCCCACCAAGGAGCTGCTATGGTCCTGGTCCCAGCAGAACAAGCAAGTGCAGGACCTGCTGGAAATCCTGCAGGACATGGGCCACTATAGAGCCATGCAGCTCTTTCAGGGCCAGTGTCAGACAGTCAAAG ATACACCTTTGCCTCTCAGTGACAATTGTGAACCCACAGGACATGTGTCAACAATGAATATGAAG GAGGCCATCAGGTTTGAGAAGAGTCATGCTCATGAAACAATAAGTCAGC gaGAACCGCAGCCACCAATTGGTTTGCAAAACGTCTTAGATGGAACTGGAGATTTTAACCATGAAATGAGAATTTCCGAGGGCTGCTTCGCCGACGTTTACCGGGCACGGATAGGAGGAGAAACGTTTGCGGTGAAGCTTTTCAAACAg GTAAATAATGTATCCTGGAAGAAGCTTTGGGATGTTTTCCAAAAAGAAATGGAAATTCATCGATC GTGTCGACATCCAAACATTTTAGAGTTGTTGGGCTACTTTTCTGATGAGAGGTGCTACTGTTTGGTCTATCCTTATATGCCCAAGGGATCGCTCTTCCACAGACTCCATCATCAG AACAGTGGGCCCCCTTTGTCTTGGCAGGAACGTTTCGCCGTCATAAACGGGATCGCAAAGGCCTTACATCACCTCCATACGTCCCAACCATGTGCAGTCGTCTGTGGGAATCTTTCCAG TTCCAACATCCTCCTGGATGACTCCATGCAACCCAAGCTGTCCGATTTCGGCCTGGCCAAACTCCGTCCTCACTCTGTCAACAGTCATTACACCATCACCTTGGATGTAGGTTCCCACAGCAACACAGAGTACCTCCCTGAGGAGTACCTCCGAAATGGCAAACTCTCCACCAGTTTGGATGTCTTCAGCTTCGGAATG GTTGTCATGGAAACAGTAACTGGACGTAAAGTTGTAGATGAGCTGCCGAAACATACGCTTCTG CAGGATTTGCTCACCTCCAAAGCAGAGGAGAGCGGCAGCGTGGACTCTTGTCTGCAGTTTTTGGATGCGTCAGCCGGTCGATGGCCAACGTCTTTGGCGCGCAGTCTTCTGGATCTTTCCTTGCGATGTGTCGCAAGTCACCATTGCAGACCCAGCATGGAGAAT gTCCTTCAGACATTGAGTCAGCTGCTCCCACCTCCCAGCTTCTACTCTGTGGACCGTCCACACAGCCTAGACGATGGCGCTCCTATTCACGTCCAGCACAGCCCCTCATCCAGCATCCCCGTGGAACACGACGAACAGCGCAGCCTCCCTGGCTCTCCGGCGCAGGCGCGGCCCTGCGaatgcagccaatcagaggtgACATACATAAGTGCCACTGAGACTGAAAATGTCGAAACCAAAGGAGAAGGAAACCCGTCGTACAGAAGCTGGCCGGTACAGTGCAGCTGCCAAGCTGAAACAGGAGGTCTGTCCTGTGAGGACTGCAGGGCAAATGGTTTTAGCAACACTAATTCGGAGTTAGCTGACTAA
- the irak3 gene encoding interleukin-1 receptor-associated kinase 3 isoform X2 — protein sequence MDPNTFLYNVPPLVIERFCEIMDTGYDRYGWRELAARIVQSFTAVRQFERMEAGGRSPTKELLWSWSQQNKQVQDLLEILQDMGHYRAMQLFQGQCQTVKDTPLPLSDNCEPTGHVSTMNMKEAIRFEKSHAHETISQREPQPPIGLQNVLDGTGDFNHEMRISEGCFADVYRARIGGETFAVKLFKQVNNVSWKKLWDVFQKEMEIHRSCRHPNILELLGYFSDERCYCLVYPYMPKGSLFHRLHHQNSGPPLSWQERFAVINGIAKALHHLHTSQPCAVVCGNLSSSNILLDDSMQPKLSDFGLAKLRPHSVNSHYTITLDVGSHSNTEYLPEEYLRNGKLSTSLDVFSFGMVVMETVTGRKVVDELPKHTLLDLLTSKAEESGSVDSCLQFLDASAGRWPTSLARSLLDLSLRCVASHHCRPSMENVLQTLSQLLPPPSFYSVDRPHSLDDGAPIHVQHSPSSSIPVEHDEQRSLPGSPAQARPCECSQSEVTYISATETENVETKGEGNPSYRSWPVQCSCQAETGGLSCEDCRANGFSNTNSELAD from the exons ATGGACCCAAACACGTTTCTCTACAATGTCCCCCCGTTAGTGATTGAACGATTTTGTGAAATCATGGACACGGGATATGACCGCTACGGATGGCGCGAACTCG CCGCCAGAATCGTCCAGAGTTTCACGGCGGTCCGCCAGTTTGAGCGCATGGAGGCAGGGGGCCGCAGTCCCACCAAGGAGCTGCTATGGTCCTGGTCCCAGCAGAACAAGCAAGTGCAGGACCTGCTGGAAATCCTGCAGGACATGGGCCACTATAGAGCCATGCAGCTCTTTCAGGGCCAGTGTCAGACAGTCAAAG ATACACCTTTGCCTCTCAGTGACAATTGTGAACCCACAGGACATGTGTCAACAATGAATATGAAG GAGGCCATCAGGTTTGAGAAGAGTCATGCTCATGAAACAATAAGTCAGC gaGAACCGCAGCCACCAATTGGTTTGCAAAACGTCTTAGATGGAACTGGAGATTTTAACCATGAAATGAGAATTTCCGAGGGCTGCTTCGCCGACGTTTACCGGGCACGGATAGGAGGAGAAACGTTTGCGGTGAAGCTTTTCAAACAg GTAAATAATGTATCCTGGAAGAAGCTTTGGGATGTTTTCCAAAAAGAAATGGAAATTCATCGATC GTGTCGACATCCAAACATTTTAGAGTTGTTGGGCTACTTTTCTGATGAGAGGTGCTACTGTTTGGTCTATCCTTATATGCCCAAGGGATCGCTCTTCCACAGACTCCATCATCAG AACAGTGGGCCCCCTTTGTCTTGGCAGGAACGTTTCGCCGTCATAAACGGGATCGCAAAGGCCTTACATCACCTCCATACGTCCCAACCATGTGCAGTCGTCTGTGGGAATCTTTCCAG TTCCAACATCCTCCTGGATGACTCCATGCAACCCAAGCTGTCCGATTTCGGCCTGGCCAAACTCCGTCCTCACTCTGTCAACAGTCATTACACCATCACCTTGGATGTAGGTTCCCACAGCAACACAGAGTACCTCCCTGAGGAGTACCTCCGAAATGGCAAACTCTCCACCAGTTTGGATGTCTTCAGCTTCGGAATG GTTGTCATGGAAACAGTAACTGGACGTAAAGTTGTAGATGAGCTGCCGAAACATACGCTTCTG GATTTGCTCACCTCCAAAGCAGAGGAGAGCGGCAGCGTGGACTCTTGTCTGCAGTTTTTGGATGCGTCAGCCGGTCGATGGCCAACGTCTTTGGCGCGCAGTCTTCTGGATCTTTCCTTGCGATGTGTCGCAAGTCACCATTGCAGACCCAGCATGGAGAAT gTCCTTCAGACATTGAGTCAGCTGCTCCCACCTCCCAGCTTCTACTCTGTGGACCGTCCACACAGCCTAGACGATGGCGCTCCTATTCACGTCCAGCACAGCCCCTCATCCAGCATCCCCGTGGAACACGACGAACAGCGCAGCCTCCCTGGCTCTCCGGCGCAGGCGCGGCCCTGCGaatgcagccaatcagaggtgACATACATAAGTGCCACTGAGACTGAAAATGTCGAAACCAAAGGAGAAGGAAACCCGTCGTACAGAAGCTGGCCGGTACAGTGCAGCTGCCAAGCTGAAACAGGAGGTCTGTCCTGTGAGGACTGCAGGGCAAATGGTTTTAGCAACACTAATTCGGAGTTAGCTGACTAA